The sequence GCCTAAACATTGACATGCAGCTTCGGTGAGTTAACACTTTTCTGTTCATCTCCATATTTTAACCAGTATTGATCAGGGCTCTTTCAATGGTTCGCATTCCCTTTCTTATTATTAGAGCCTATGAAATAGAAAAGCGACTGAGCACGGCAGACTTATTCAAGTTTCCAAATTTCGAGACTGTGTGCTGGTATGTTGGCAAGCATCTCCTGGATACTTTCAGAGGTGAGGCTTCTTCTCATAAAGCAAATGACTCGAAGCAAATGTCTTTTGTGCGTATTCTTGCTTTAGTCCAACATTCTTTCACGtagttttaattttatgtttttccaATCCACTTTAGGTCTGAGAGAGAATCGGCGGCATCCTGCCACTTACTTGGTCCACGGAGCCAAAGCTCTGAATAATGCTTTCCGCAGCTGGACACGGAAGGAAGTGCGTTTAATTATATTACATGTAGATCTGAGCAGTTATTATGCAAGCTATAAATGGTAACAATGGGAAATATGAAATTTTTAGAAAATGCAAAAAGGTACATAAATTGGGATCATACGAATACAAAgaaacatcaacaaaaacaacaacaaaacaaaaacaacaacaatatagtcaggtatcggtgtgtgtgtgtgtgtgtgtgtgtgtgtgtaaaggtaacttggtggaCAGGTCAGAGTAGTTTTCAATTTTAAAGCACAGAAAATACAGTCACATGGGCGACTAGTAAcatcaaaacacagaaaaaaagaaaagacccaACAAAAATAATTAGGCAAggctaatttatttatatagcacattgcATACACAATGGTAGTTTAAAGTGTTTTATATAAACAAGAattaaagaaacaagaaaataaaacaaaagaataataaatgataaaacagataaaaaatgtgttaaaacaggttataaaggaatgaaaaaggaaagaaagacacaatagtgcgatctgtcggacatagcacagtgctcatttggGAAAGAcccagctaaacagatgtgttttcagtcttgatttgaatgtgcccaatgttggagcacatctgatcatttctggaagctgaatcCGGCAGTGGGGCACAGTAGCTGAAGGCCAGttcaccctgctttgaatgaactcttggaatttctaatttatttgatcctaagtgatctgttaggtttgtattcagtgagcacaTCTGTAATGTAtcgaggtcctaggccatttaatttaacataataacaaataacaaaaatacttaCTTCATTAGAGTTATGTGTGATGATGACACAAAGCTTATATGGGctcttttgtgatttttttttttcagtctttggGTGAGCATGAACAGGAGATACCTGACACAATAAAGACTCAGCAGTTAGTGAAGGATCTGGCTAAGGAGATACGCCTGGTTGAGGTGAGAATATCTCAGGCTCAGATTTGTAATAAAACAGGTTGTGCTGTTTATCGTGCATCTAATTAGTGTGTTACTTTCTGCAGGATATCTTCCAGCAGAACATCGGCAGGAGCGGGACACCCTTCGGCGGCTCTCAGGGTCTTCCTTCTCCACACCCCAAGGCTCAGTTAAACACACCCCTCACTTTTAGCCAGCACCTAAGTAAAAAGAGAGGCCCAAAGCCAAAGGAGGCATTTGGAGGAGGCGGAGTAGGCCCTCCGGGAGCTAAGAAAAAGAGCCAGAAAGGCAAAGAGATAAAGACGGAAGCAGGAGAGCTGGATCTGCTGGAGATTCATACTAAACACACACTCAAGAAGTTCCAACCAGGGTGTAAAGTCAAAAAGAGCAAGGTAGAATTTATAAAACTTATatgttaatattatgtttattacaCTCAGGATGTATtcacattaggtacagttgccttgaaccatgccgaagTGCCATTGTTGCTTCCCCTTTCCCAGAAGACCTGCATTCACACTGTATTTTGCATTCCaaacctgagcacgcttacatcattgatgcaactgttcagtttaacatgaAGAGAAGCGCTTTTGCTTagtacagtggagattgctttagttatatggttttagtcatttgggatgcagtgacactcTTTCAAATGTTTTGCTGAAGgtatccacaacttttgacgctcataaatgttcatgaaagtcatcgtgctgcacgtattaggaggtttgctaaaggtgccaCTGACATGAAGCCAGgagtttgtgtctttaataaactatgacagttcgctttcattaaacagtaagaatgattaatatatccatatgaaacagtcccttaaaagtgacgtcacaTCTTCAGTTTTTGGCTCAGGCAGGCTTTGCACTTACACAAGCGTACTGTGccctggcacacctcttccaaccgggctagggccggccaactgaactgtgCCTGGGCCCGATTTGGAGCACTCACTCTTGTCAAACAAACCGGGGAACGTGCCCGGGCTTGGTTCAGATAGGTTGGGGTCAGTAAATTGTCAAGAAATGTTTCTTCATGAACAAATCAGCATATTGAAATGATTTGTGAAGAATTATGATGCTGAGGACATGAtgctttaattatattaaaagtcTTGtcaaccccaaacttttgaacagtagcatacataatattattatgcttatgtttatttttgtacattttctgtCTGATATATTATAACGTTTTCTTACAAGTACATTTTGGCATTTTTAGTTATACTTTTGGATTCTGGTAAAGACAAAATTctgattaagattttttttaggatgtaactatttgtttttcctaatatcaTCATTGTAAATAAcatgatttgttttgctttttcagCTTGAGCTGCCTGATGACTGTCTGGATGATTTTGAAGAGAAAATCAACAAGAGCAAGCTCAAGCTTGTGCTAACTAATGGAAAGCTTCAAGGGTAAATGGTGTCATCCTCACTCATTTCTATGATACGATGATTCTTGTCAAGATACCTAATTTTGAAACTTCCTCTTCTTCGCCTCTTAGGAAGAAAGGTCGTGCTGGCAGTGCAAATGGAGCTGGGAGTTCACTTCAGCAGTTCCAGCCCCACATGGCTACTTTGTCTGATTTTGATTCAGAAGACGAGCTTCAGATTGATGAAACCCCTCCACCACGCCGTAGGCCATCTTTACCAAGCAAGAAGAAATTAGctggtaaaatgttttttttattaattttttttattattatacatttgaatttaataatATCAACATACTGGCAGAGTGTAATACTTCCCTCAATGGTTCTCATTAAGGTCTGCCAAGGAAACTACCACGGGCCAAACCATGCAGTGACCCCCACAGAATCCGTGAGCCAGGAGAAGTGGATTTTGATATCGAGGTGTGCAAATCACATTTAAAGCCCATTCacaccaaaaataataattccatTCTTCCATATCTCTTTTATTTCAAGCTGAGTGTAATCCATATACAGCTCTTTGGGCAGCCTTTATAGTCATCTTTAAGAGATGAATTGTGACATTTTACTTTTGAATAGGAGGATTACACTACTGATGAAGAGATGCTCACAATGCAGGGCGTAAAAGGCGGAGCAGGTGGGATTTTAGACTTGCTTAAGGCAAGTAAACAGGTGGCGGGCCTGGATTCTGCACTGAGGTACATCTCACACACACTTCATATGCTGCAATTTAGTTTTTGAATGTGTAGATGTTTGTTTCTATACTAACTTCTGACGATTCTCCATGTTCTGAAGTGAGGAAGCACCGGCCTCCCCTAGCACCCGTGATGCTATCCAGGGCATGCTTTCGATGGCAAATCCTCCATCCTCCTCATCCTCTTCGTCCTCTTCCTCTCCTCTGTCAATCTCTGGAGGAGGTGAGATGCTGGGACTTATGAAGGAAAAAGGAGGCAGAGAGGGGTGGATGAGTGGAGTCAAGAAGAGTGAGAGGAAGGCCGTCTTTCAGAGGCCAGGGAAACGGCCCATCAAGCGTCCAGCACGCCACCTCAGTGATGATGAAAGCTTAGATGAACAGGAGACACTGGGTACCTGTTTTAAAGACTCTGATTATGGTgagttttttacatttatttatttttcatcacaACAGGGTTGTTGACATGCTTAACAGCGAAAATACTTTTTACCATGTTTACACCCTCTTTTCCAGTGTATCCATCACTAGAATCTGATGAGGAGGATCATGCAAGCAAGTCCAAAATGAAAAGGAAGCGAAACTGGGATGATACCCCTTGGAGTCCTAAAGGTAATAAGATATTTAGGTAAATAAGATTTTTgcagactcttttttttttctaaacagttctaaccattgtttgttttaataccTTCAGCCCGTGTAACACCTACATTGCCGAAGCAGGAGCGACCAGTGAGAGAGGGTGCCAGGGTTGCATCTGTAGAAACCGGGCTGGCAGCTGCTGCAGCCAAACTTGCACAACAGGTGAGCGTCTGTTCCATTATGCCATAATCTCTGTCTACATGAACCATTACAAACAATTATGCCtcatttccactaagtggtacaggcttgcatttccactgccaacaaTATCCTTACTTGGTAGTCATGGTATATGCCAGTCTTTCTCAATCAAAAAAGAAGGCCATACATGcagttcacatatcgtgtcttttgcgaACTCAAGtacattatttcaaatgtagatgTGTGGCAAATGCGTGTAATAGAGAATCTGTACGCTGCGCACTTTGCACACATTTTGATGCAACGTGAACTGCCCCTTAAAAACAACAATAGAGGACATACATCAGATTCTGTTCTTGCTTCTTGAAATGTGGCCTTTTGTCACAAGATGACAAGCCTTGTTAACTAAGCATGGTTTATTGTTGCGTGCCAACATTGTATTATTACGTTGTTTTGTTTCGTTGTCTTAATGCAAATGCGACTGTAAATTCTCTATAATAGAGACAAAAGTAAACAGAATCGTCACACTGCTGCTTCCGCTctcaaaatacaatttaattagaCAAGGTTTTGACCTGCAAGTCTTCATCAGATTGTAGGTCAAAATGTCTAATTAAATTGTCtattgagagctaaagtggcagtgtgacgattctgtttacttttgtctctattttgtttaattttgattgAGCACCTGCCTTCAAGATTTTCTTAGATGTGTGCACACATC comes from Danio aesculapii chromosome 23, fDanAes4.1, whole genome shotgun sequence and encodes:
- the phf8 gene encoding histone lysine demethylase PHF8: MASVPVYCLCRLPYDVTRFMIECDVCQDWFHGSCVGVEEDKAAEIDLYHCPNCQVTHGPSVMRKRRGALKHADVGLGRDSGRPVKTGSAQFVRELRCRTFPSADEVLLKPTGAQLTVEFLEERSFSVPVLVLRKDGLGMNLPPSSFSVTDVEHYIGAEKEIDVIDVSRQADLKMKLGEFVEYYNSPNRDRVLNVISLEFSDTRLSNLVETPKIVRKLSWVENLWPEESIFERPNVQKYCLMGVKDSYTDFHIDFGGTSVWYHVLRGEKIFYLIRPTAANLSLFERWSSSSSQNELFFGDQVDMCYKCSVKQGNTLFIPTGWIHAVLTPVDCLAFGGNFLHSLNIDMQLRAYEIEKRLSTADLFKFPNFETVCWYVGKHLLDTFRGLRENRRHPATYLVHGAKALNNAFRSWTRKESLGEHEQEIPDTIKTQQLVKDLAKEIRLVEDIFQQNIGRSGTPFGGSQGLPSPHPKAQLNTPLTFSQHLSKKRGPKPKEAFGGGGVGPPGAKKKSQKGKEIKTEAGELDLLEIHTKHTLKKFQPGCKVKKSKLELPDDCLDDFEEKINKSKLKLVLTNGKLQGKKGRAGSANGAGSSLQQFQPHMATLSDFDSEDELQIDETPPPRRRPSLPSKKKLAGLPRKLPRAKPCSDPHRIREPGEVDFDIEEDYTTDEEMLTMQGVKGGAGGILDLLKASKQVAGLDSALSEEAPASPSTRDAIQGMLSMANPPSSSSSSSSSSPLSISGGGEMLGLMKEKGGREGWMSGVKKSERKAVFQRPGKRPIKRPARHLSDDESLDEQETLGTCFKDSDYVYPSLESDEEDHASKSKMKRKRNWDDTPWSPKARVTPTLPKQERPVREGARVASVETGLAAAAAKLAQQEQQKTITKRKYTKKKTPQEKVHSTVAQLQHQPDSAPVSPPLPSEPPVDCIVEERRVEVYSASLLDHEYTAGPGPFSPGGPRGSGAMAPGVFLTSRRTSLSPQNSSSYSPSAPSPGGLATPTSAGACQGKRPKKGLATAKQRLGKILKIHRNGKLLL